The Streptomyces sp. NBC_01244 genome contains a region encoding:
- a CDS encoding small basic family protein, with protein MIAVLGLVVGVVVGLLVRPEVPAVVEPYLPIAVVAALDAVFGGLRAMLDGIFVDKVFVVSFLSNVVVAALIVFLGDKLGVGSQLSTGVVVVLGIRIFSNAAAIRRHVFRA; from the coding sequence GTGATCGCGGTACTGGGCCTCGTGGTCGGAGTGGTGGTCGGACTTCTCGTCCGCCCCGAAGTGCCGGCCGTGGTGGAGCCTTATCTGCCGATCGCCGTGGTCGCGGCGCTGGACGCGGTGTTCGGAGGCTTGCGCGCGATGCTGGACGGCATCTTCGTGGACAAGGTCTTCGTGGTGTCGTTCCTGTCGAACGTGGTCGTGGCGGCGCTGATCGTCTTCCTCGGAGACAAACTGGGCGTCGGCTCGCAGCTGTCCACGGGTGTGGTCGTCGTCCTCGGCATCCGCATCTTCTCCAACGCCGCGGCCATCCGCCGGCACGTGTTCCGGGCGTGA
- a CDS encoding DUF881 domain-containing protein codes for MCGMSQPPHNRSSAPPARPDASMSLLTHVMDHSLDEGYAEASARREAEGTSGLPRTLKAKLGLAAGLVLAAMVVTLGAAQARATAPVLAKERQELIDRVERADAHADGLERDIEGLRDTVAGRQREALKQHGGEQGQLVALLSGATEVHGPGIKLTVDDAKGSTTGNGTKPRESAGFSDTGRLRDRDMQKIVNGLWQSGAEAISINGQRLTSLSAIRAAGDAILVDNRPLVPPYEVLAIGDKKRLGTAFQDSADGQYLHVLQENYGIRYSLSSEAEVRLPAASSLTVRTATAVEQQKGAS; via the coding sequence ATGTGCGGCATGTCGCAGCCGCCCCACAACCGCAGTTCGGCACCTCCGGCGCGGCCGGACGCTTCCATGTCGCTGCTGACGCACGTGATGGACCACTCCCTCGACGAGGGCTACGCGGAGGCTTCGGCCCGGCGCGAGGCCGAGGGCACGTCCGGCCTGCCGCGGACCCTCAAGGCCAAACTGGGTCTCGCCGCCGGGCTCGTGCTCGCCGCCATGGTCGTCACCCTGGGCGCCGCGCAGGCGCGGGCGACCGCGCCGGTGCTGGCCAAGGAGCGTCAGGAACTCATCGACCGGGTCGAGCGGGCCGACGCGCACGCGGACGGTCTGGAGCGGGACATCGAGGGGCTGCGGGACACCGTCGCCGGCCGGCAGCGCGAGGCGCTCAAGCAGCACGGCGGCGAACAGGGCCAGCTCGTGGCGCTGCTGTCCGGGGCCACCGAGGTGCACGGGCCCGGGATCAAGCTGACGGTGGACGACGCGAAGGGCTCGACGACCGGAAACGGCACCAAGCCGCGCGAGAGCGCCGGATTCTCGGACACCGGGCGGCTCCGCGACCGAGATATGCAGAAGATCGTCAACGGGCTGTGGCAGTCGGGGGCGGAAGCGATCTCGATCAACGGGCAGCGCCTGACGTCCCTCTCGGCGATCCGGGCCGCCGGTGACGCGATACTGGTCGACAACAGGCCGCTGGTCCCGCCGTACGAAGTGCTGGCGATCGGCGACAAGAAGCGCCTCGGGACCGCGTTCCAGGACTCCGCGGACGGCCAGTACCTGCACGTGCTGCAGGAGAACTACGGCATCCGCTACTCCTTGTCGTCCGAGGCCGAGGTGCGCCTCCCGGCCGCGTCGAGCCTGACCGTACGTACGGCTACAGCAGTAGAGCAGCAGAAGGGTGCATCGTGA
- a CDS encoding mannose-1-phosphate guanyltransferase — MKAVVMAGGEGTRLRPMTSSMPKPLLPVANRPIMEHVLRLLKRHGLNETVVTVQFLASLVRNYFGDGEELGMELTYANEEKPLGTAGSVKNAEEALKDDTFLVISGDALTDFDLTDLIRFHKEKGGLVTVCLTRVPNPLEFGITIVDEEGKVERFLEKPTWGQVFSDTINTGIYVMEPEIFDYVDADVSVDWSGDVFPQLMKEGRPIYGYVAEGYWEDVGTHESYVKAQADVLEGQVQVDMDGFEISPGVWIAEGAEVSPDAVLRGPLYIGDYAKVEAGVEIREHTVIGSNVVVKSGAFLHKAVVHDNVYIGPHSNLRGCVIGKNTDIMRAARIEDGAVIGDECLVGEESIIQGNVRVYPFKTIEAGAFVNTSVIWESRGQAHLFGARGVTGILNVEITPELVVRLAGAYATTLKKGATVTTARDHSRGARALKRAVISALQASAINVRDLENVPLPVARQQTARGSAGGIVLRTSPGVPDSVDIMFLDERGADLSLQQQRKLDRVYARQEYRRAFPGEIGDLQFPGSVFDAYTGSLLRRVDTTGVADSGLKVVVDASNGSAGLVLPSLLGRLGVDALTVNPGLDESRPTETAESRRAGLVRLGEIVASSRAAFGVRFDPVGERISLVDERGRIIEDDRALLVLLDLVAAEKRSGKVALPVTTTRIAEQVAAYHGTQVEWTTTSPDDLTRVGRAENTIFGGDGRGGFIVPEFSSVFDGSAAFVQLIGLVARTQLTLSQIDARIPRAHVLKRDVPTPWAVKGLVMRRVVEAAGDRQVDTTDGVRVVEADGRWALVLPDPAEAVTHLWAEGPDDASAQALLDGWAAVVDGAGH, encoded by the coding sequence ATGAAGGCCGTCGTGATGGCTGGTGGCGAAGGCACTCGGCTTCGCCCCATGACCTCAAGCATGCCCAAGCCGCTCCTGCCGGTGGCGAACCGGCCGATCATGGAGCACGTGCTCAGGCTGCTCAAGCGGCATGGGCTCAACGAAACCGTGGTCACCGTACAGTTCCTGGCGTCGCTCGTCAGGAACTACTTCGGTGACGGCGAGGAGCTCGGAATGGAGCTCACCTATGCCAACGAGGAGAAGCCACTCGGGACCGCCGGCAGCGTGAAGAACGCCGAGGAGGCTCTGAAGGACGACACCTTCCTCGTCATTTCCGGCGACGCGCTCACCGACTTCGACCTGACCGACCTGATCCGTTTCCACAAGGAGAAGGGCGGGCTCGTCACGGTGTGCCTGACCCGGGTGCCGAATCCGCTGGAATTCGGCATCACCATCGTGGACGAGGAAGGCAAGGTCGAGCGCTTCCTGGAGAAGCCGACCTGGGGCCAGGTGTTCTCGGACACCATCAACACCGGCATCTACGTCATGGAGCCGGAGATCTTCGACTACGTGGACGCGGACGTCTCCGTGGACTGGTCCGGCGACGTCTTCCCGCAGCTGATGAAGGAAGGCCGGCCCATCTACGGCTACGTCGCCGAGGGCTACTGGGAGGACGTCGGCACCCACGAGAGCTACGTCAAGGCCCAGGCCGACGTACTCGAGGGCCAGGTCCAGGTCGACATGGACGGTTTCGAGATCTCACCCGGCGTGTGGATCGCCGAAGGGGCCGAGGTGAGCCCGGACGCGGTGCTGCGCGGCCCGCTGTACATCGGGGACTACGCCAAGGTCGAGGCCGGCGTGGAGATCCGCGAGCACACCGTCATCGGATCGAACGTCGTCGTCAAGAGCGGTGCGTTCCTGCACAAGGCCGTCGTGCACGACAACGTGTACATCGGGCCTCACAGCAACCTCCGCGGCTGTGTCATCGGCAAGAACACCGACATCATGCGCGCGGCCCGGATCGAGGACGGGGCCGTCATCGGCGACGAGTGCCTCGTCGGCGAGGAATCGATCATCCAGGGGAACGTCCGGGTCTACCCCTTCAAGACGATCGAGGCGGGCGCCTTCGTCAACACCTCGGTCATCTGGGAGTCGCGGGGGCAGGCACATCTGTTCGGCGCGCGCGGGGTCACCGGCATCCTGAACGTGGAGATCACCCCGGAGCTCGTCGTCCGGTTGGCCGGTGCCTATGCGACGACCCTGAAGAAGGGGGCGACGGTCACCACGGCCCGCGACCACTCGCGTGGCGCGAGAGCGCTCAAGCGGGCCGTGATCTCGGCGCTCCAGGCGAGCGCCATCAACGTCCGGGACCTGGAGAACGTACCGCTGCCCGTGGCGCGGCAGCAGACCGCGCGCGGCAGCGCGGGCGGGATCGTGCTGCGGACCTCGCCGGGAGTGCCCGACTCGGTCGACATCATGTTCCTCGACGAGCGCGGGGCGGACCTCTCCCTCCAGCAGCAGCGCAAGCTCGACCGGGTCTACGCACGCCAGGAGTACCGGCGGGCGTTCCCCGGCGAGATCGGCGACCTGCAGTTCCCGGGAAGCGTCTTCGACGCCTACACCGGTTCGCTGCTGCGGCGGGTGGACACCACCGGGGTCGCGGACTCCGGGCTCAAGGTGGTCGTGGACGCGTCCAACGGCAGCGCCGGCCTGGTGCTGCCCAGCCTGCTGGGCCGGCTCGGGGTGGACGCCCTCACGGTCAATCCGGGTCTCGACGAGTCCCGGCCCACGGAGACGGCCGAATCCCGCAGGGCGGGGCTGGTGAGGCTCGGCGAGATCGTGGCGTCCTCGCGGGCCGCCTTCGGAGTGCGCTTCGACCCGGTGGGCGAGCGGATCTCCCTCGTGGACGAGCGCGGCCGGATCATCGAGGACGACCGGGCGCTGCTGGTGCTGCTCGACCTGGTGGCCGCAGAGAAGCGCAGCGGCAAGGTGGCGCTGCCGGTGACCACGACCCGGATCGCCGAGCAGGTGGCGGCGTACCACGGGACCCAGGTGGAGTGGACGACGACCTCGCCCGACGATCTGACCCGGGTGGGCCGGGCGGAGAACACCATCTTCGGCGGTGACGGTCGGGGTGGCTTCATCGTCCCCGAGTTCAGCAGCGTCTTCGACGGGTCGGCCGCCTTCGTGCAGTTGATCGGGCTGGTGGCGCGGACGCAGCTCACGCTGAGCCAGATCGATGCCCGGATCCCTCGTGCGCACGTGCTCAAGCGAGACGTGCCGACCCCGTGGGCCGTGAAGGGGCTCGTCATGCGGCGGGTCGTGGAGGCGGCCGGGGACCGGCAGGTGGACACCACCGACGGGGTGCGGGTCGTGGAGGCCGACGGGCGGTGGGCCCTGGTGCTGCCGGACCCGGCGGAGGCGGTCACCCACCTGTGGGCCGAGGGACCCGACGACGCGTCCGCGCAGGCCCTGCTGGACGGCTGGGCAGCGGTGGTGGACGGCGCCGGGCACTGA
- a CDS encoding CDP-alcohol phosphatidyltransferase family protein, with product MEVQETRVQTDRIFTIPNILSMARLAGVPLFLWLILAEHDGWALAVLMLSGISDYLDGKLARRWNQISSLGRLLDPAADRLYILSTLFGLTYREILPLWLTGALLARELMLLVMVWILRRHGYPPPQVNFLGKAATFNLMYAFPFLLVSTWSGWLAWMGSVFGWAFAGWGTTLYWWAGVLYVVQVRRLVKADTTAD from the coding sequence GTGGAGGTCCAGGAGACTCGGGTTCAGACTGACCGAATTTTCACCATTCCGAACATCCTGAGCATGGCTCGCCTCGCAGGCGTACCCCTGTTCCTGTGGCTGATCCTGGCCGAGCACGATGGCTGGGCTCTTGCCGTCCTCATGCTCAGCGGGATCAGCGACTACCTCGACGGGAAGCTGGCCCGGCGCTGGAATCAGATCAGCAGCCTCGGCCGGCTGCTGGATCCCGCCGCGGACCGGCTCTACATCCTGTCCACGCTGTTCGGTCTCACGTACCGCGAGATCCTGCCGCTCTGGCTCACCGGGGCACTGCTCGCGCGTGAGCTGATGCTGCTGGTCATGGTCTGGATCCTGCGCCGGCACGGCTATCCGCCGCCCCAGGTCAACTTCCTCGGCAAGGCCGCGACCTTCAACCTGATGTATGCGTTCCCCTTCCTGCTGGTGAGCACCTGGTCGGGTTGGTTGGCCTGGATGGGGTCAGTTTTCGGATGGGCGTTCGCCGGATGGGGTACAACCCTCTATTGGTGGGCAGGAGTCCTTTACGTGGTACAAGTCCGCCGGCTCGTGAAGGCGGACACCACGGCCGATTGA
- a CDS encoding PTS sugar transporter subunit IIA: MTSVTSPLAGTAIGLAAVPDPVFSGAMVGPGTAIDPVREPSAAVSPVDGVVVSLHPHAYVVVDGEGHGVLTHLGIDTVQLNGEGFELLVNKGDTVTRGQEVIRWDPAAVVAAGKSPICPVVALEATADSLSGVIETGDVKAGDALFGWQ; encoded by the coding sequence ATGACCAGCGTGACGTCCCCACTTGCCGGGACCGCCATCGGACTCGCGGCAGTGCCCGACCCGGTGTTCTCCGGCGCGATGGTGGGACCGGGCACCGCCATTGATCCCGTGCGCGAGCCTTCGGCGGCGGTGTCCCCCGTCGACGGTGTAGTCGTCTCCCTGCACCCGCATGCGTACGTCGTCGTCGACGGCGAAGGCCACGGTGTACTCACGCACCTGGGCATCGACACCGTTCAGCTCAACGGCGAGGGCTTCGAGCTGCTCGTCAACAAGGGCGACACCGTGACCCGCGGCCAAGAGGTCATTCGTTGGGACCCCGCCGCGGTCGTGGCCGCCGGCAAGTCCCCCATCTGCCCCGTCGTGGCACTGGAAGCGACTGCCGATTCCCTGTCCGGCGTGATCGAGACCGGAGACGTCAAGGCCGGGGACGCCCTCTTCGGCTGGCAGTGA